A single window of Streptococcus cristatus ATCC 51100 DNA harbors:
- a CDS encoding SGNH/GDSL hydrolase family protein — MAVQLLEQWLLNEQAKIQKNYRDLNQLAVKEPAIIFIGDSIVEYFPLHELVQSPKTLVNRGIRGYKTDLLLENLDAHLFGQALDKVFLLIGTNDIGKEMAQAETLANLEAVIQEISRDYPLAQIQLLSVLPVNEQEQYKGTVYIRTNEKIQALNRAYQELAQAYYQVSYVDVYSSLLDEVGQLAEAYTTDGLHLSVAGYRILAQALQETL; from the coding sequence ATGGCAGTTCAACTATTAGAACAGTGGCTTTTAAATGAGCAGGCAAAGATCCAGAAAAATTATCGGGATCTGAATCAGCTTGCAGTAAAAGAGCCAGCGATTATTTTTATCGGTGATTCGATTGTGGAATATTTCCCACTGCATGAGCTAGTACAAAGTCCTAAAACCTTGGTCAATCGTGGCATTCGTGGCTACAAGACTGATTTGCTTCTAGAGAACTTGGATGCTCATCTCTTTGGACAGGCTCTGGACAAGGTCTTTCTCCTGATTGGAACCAACGACATTGGCAAGGAGATGGCTCAGGCTGAAACGCTGGCCAATCTGGAAGCAGTTATTCAGGAGATTTCCCGTGACTATCCTCTGGCTCAGATCCAGTTGCTGTCGGTCCTGCCTGTGAATGAGCAGGAGCAGTACAAAGGGACGGTTTATATCCGAACGAATGAGAAAATCCAAGCTCTCAATCGTGCCTACCAAGAATTGGCCCAAGCCTACTACCAGGTCAGCTATGTCGATGTGTATTCGTCTTTATTGGATGAAGTGGGGCAGTTAGCAGAAGCCTATACGACAGATGGCCTCCATCTAAGTGTGGCCGGGTATCGCATCCTAGCCCAAGCTCTGCAGGAAACGTTATAG
- a CDS encoding Cof-type HAD-IIB family hydrolase has translation MPIKMIATDMDGTLLDPKGELDLPRLTAVLDQLEERNIKFVIATGNEIQRMRLLLGDLTERITLIVANGARIFEKNEMLLGTFWQSDLIADTLAYFQGQEREVHLVVTSTKGGFVQDGTDFPMISRIMTEEMAAHFYKRINFVPNLQDHPFEEVLKMSVMVDEAQAEEITQQINTAFAGRLSAVTSGYGAIDIIQEGLHKAWGLRQLMDRWQIKSKEIMAFGDSENDLEMLELADFSYAMENGDEKIKRIASRLAPANAEAGVLQVIEQYLEKGV, from the coding sequence ATGCCGATTAAAATGATCGCTACGGATATGGACGGTACCCTTTTGGATCCGAAAGGAGAGCTGGATTTGCCACGTTTGACAGCAGTTTTAGACCAGCTGGAGGAGCGGAACATCAAGTTTGTCATTGCGACGGGCAATGAAATTCAGAGAATGCGTTTATTGTTGGGCGATTTGACAGAGCGTATAACCCTGATCGTCGCTAATGGCGCTAGAATCTTTGAAAAGAATGAAATGTTGCTGGGCACTTTCTGGCAGTCTGATTTGATTGCGGACACGCTGGCTTATTTTCAGGGGCAAGAACGAGAGGTGCATCTGGTGGTCACTTCCACTAAAGGTGGCTTTGTTCAGGACGGCACTGATTTTCCGATGATTAGCAGGATTATGACAGAAGAAATGGCGGCCCATTTCTACAAACGAATAAATTTCGTACCCAATCTGCAAGATCATCCGTTTGAAGAAGTGCTGAAGATGAGCGTTATGGTAGATGAAGCGCAAGCGGAAGAGATTACGCAGCAGATCAATACAGCATTTGCTGGAAGATTGAGTGCCGTGACCAGCGGCTATGGCGCGATTGACATTATCCAAGAAGGTCTTCACAAGGCTTGGGGACTTCGTCAGCTCATGGATCGGTGGCAAATCAAAAGCAAGGAAATCATGGCTTTTGGCGACAGCGAAAATGACTTGGAAATGCTGGAACTAGCAGATTTCTCCTATGCTATGGAAAATGGGGACGAGAAGATTAAGCGCATTGCCAGTCGCTTGGCACCAGCCAATGCAGAGGCCGGTGTTTTGCAGGTAATTGAGCAATACTTAGAAAAAGGAGTCTAA
- a CDS encoding DUF3114 domain-containing protein — MVMEVEIEQYRLKLQAIGWSQAALDKVFLTEMASLSYESARQSLFEEAFLFGSPLFQKLWSFECRAAHPQQAEQLLKLAMLYIDMPDELSGEAAEITHLLSRIHPDLSPHAPFWRQFSQTVRQAFFPADFIADSGNQRLKGQLHQFRYVISSQQAQWIREHFRKPGMTDGQALLAYFQAHPDLDCQLWESSRLHNKAFVNKGKVTYPDQQPYQANIKILHRFHTEFILDREGQFLNILDPESSSQNGLVNGASFNYGEKPSLFNHGSHYYYDVKSPAQWDPQFRRLAIRNGGQAFKAPQNNRGSAGYHTARSCYVIAGKSVKSQVDAQVKDFEKSLVEKLKGKAYLKYLWNKVKNKYLRL; from the coding sequence ATGGTGATGGAAGTAGAAATCGAGCAATACCGCCTAAAATTACAAGCGATCGGCTGGTCTCAAGCTGCTCTTGATAAAGTTTTTCTGACAGAAATGGCGTCATTATCGTATGAATCAGCCCGCCAGAGTCTTTTTGAGGAGGCCTTCCTATTTGGCAGTCCCCTCTTTCAGAAGTTATGGTCTTTTGAATGCCGAGCAGCCCATCCCCAGCAAGCTGAGCAGTTGTTGAAGCTAGCTATGTTGTATATAGACATGCCTGACGAATTGAGTGGGGAAGCAGCAGAAATCACCCACTTGCTCTCACGTATACATCCGGACTTATCGCCACACGCTCCCTTTTGGCGCCAGTTTTCTCAAACGGTTCGGCAGGCTTTTTTTCCAGCAGACTTTATTGCAGACAGTGGCAATCAAAGGTTAAAAGGTCAGTTGCACCAGTTTCGCTACGTCATTTCCAGTCAGCAGGCCCAGTGGATTAGAGAGCATTTTCGTAAGCCGGGGATGACAGATGGCCAGGCTCTCCTAGCCTATTTTCAGGCGCATCCTGATCTGGATTGCCAGCTCTGGGAATCTTCACGGCTGCACAATAAAGCCTTTGTCAATAAGGGCAAGGTGACCTACCCAGACCAGCAGCCCTATCAGGCCAATATCAAGATTCTCCATCGTTTCCATACCGAGTTCATTCTGGATAGGGAAGGGCAATTTCTCAATATCCTAGATCCAGAAAGTAGCAGTCAAAATGGGCTAGTCAATGGAGCTAGTTTTAATTACGGGGAGAAACCCTCGCTTTTCAATCATGGTTCCCATTATTACTATGATGTCAAAAGTCCAGCCCAGTGGGATCCCCAGTTTCGCAGGCTGGCGATTCGGAATGGCGGGCAAGCTTTCAAAGCCCCTCAGAATAATCGAGGATCGGCTGGTTACCATACGGCTAGAAGTTGCTATGTAATTGCGGGGAAAAGCGTTAAAAGTCAAGTTGATGCCCAAGTAAAAGATTTTGAAAAATCATTAGTCGAAAAGTTAAAAGGGAAAGCTTATCTCAAATATTTATGGAATAAAGTGAAAAATAAGTATCTGAGACTATAG
- a CDS encoding metal-dependent transcriptional regulator, translating into MTPNKEDYLKCIYEIGTRQGKITNKEIAQHMQVSPPAVTEMMKKMLAEELLIKDKKAGYLLTDLGLQLVSDLYRKHRLIEVFLVQKLGYTTDEIHQEAEILEHTVSERFVAGLEKMLDFPETCPHGGTIPAKHQLLKEKYHQTLASAQEPGSYLIRRVHDDFELLAYLEKHNLNIDQEINFLQYDDYSQLYQLDVDGRVIQVSPMIAQQIYVEKL; encoded by the coding sequence ATGACGCCAAATAAAGAAGACTATTTAAAATGTATTTACGAGATTGGCACGCGCCAGGGAAAAATCACCAACAAAGAAATCGCCCAGCACATGCAGGTTTCTCCGCCAGCCGTGACGGAGATGATGAAGAAAATGCTGGCTGAAGAACTCCTAATCAAGGACAAAAAGGCAGGCTATCTGCTGACCGACCTAGGCCTGCAGCTGGTCTCTGACCTCTACCGCAAGCACCGATTGATTGAGGTGTTCTTGGTTCAAAAGCTGGGCTACACCACGGACGAAATCCATCAGGAAGCCGAAATTCTGGAACATACCGTTTCTGAACGCTTTGTCGCAGGCTTGGAAAAAATGCTGGATTTCCCAGAGACCTGCCCTCATGGTGGCACAATCCCAGCCAAACACCAGCTGCTGAAAGAAAAATACCATCAAACTCTGGCCTCCGCTCAAGAGCCCGGTAGCTACCTTATCCGCCGTGTCCACGACGACTTTGAACTTTTGGCTTATCTGGAAAAGCACAATCTAAACATAGACCAAGAAATCAATTTCCTCCAGTATGACGACTACAGCCAGCTCTATCAACTAGATGTGGACGGCCGAGTAATCCAGGTTAGTCCTATGATTGCCCAGCAGATTTATGTGGAAAAACTATAA
- a CDS encoding MarR family winged helix-turn-helix transcriptional regulator → METSQFNSIYKDEYKKSTGLLFIRAYHKWHGLIKNELKTIDLTHPQFVVLTTLAALLRQQEWVSQTDIARFSDMDVMTVSQIIRLLVKKELIMREVHPKDSRANIILLTDMGLQKVNQALPLVESIDQAFFGKLGNKTEILNQLLMKLEAEND, encoded by the coding sequence ATGGAAACATCGCAGTTTAACTCCATCTACAAGGATGAATATAAAAAATCAACCGGTCTACTCTTTATCCGCGCCTACCACAAGTGGCATGGGCTGATTAAAAATGAGCTGAAAACCATTGATTTGACCCATCCCCAGTTTGTCGTTCTGACCACTCTTGCAGCGCTTCTGCGTCAGCAAGAATGGGTGAGTCAGACCGATATTGCCCGATTTTCTGACATGGATGTCATGACCGTATCCCAAATCATCCGCCTCTTGGTCAAAAAAGAATTGATCATGCGGGAAGTCCATCCCAAAGACAGCCGCGCCAACATCATACTTCTAACAGATATGGGGCTGCAAAAGGTTAACCAAGCCCTTCCTCTGGTAGAAAGCATTGATCAGGCATTTTTTGGAAAATTAGGAAATAAAACAGAAATATTGAATCAACTCTTAATGAAACTGGAGGCAGAAAATGACTAG
- a CDS encoding EVE domain-containing protein has product MTRFWVGVVSKEHVLRGVEGGFCQVCHGKKAPLNRMKKGDYLLYYSPKYQLNGQEKLQAFTAVGKILDDTAYQVEMFEGFVPFRRNVSYYHPVKDCPIEKVRPHPEWRQYASQLRYGHFEISKEFFLYVFEQMKGE; this is encoded by the coding sequence ATGACTAGATTTTGGGTGGGTGTCGTATCAAAAGAACACGTCCTAAGAGGTGTAGAGGGAGGCTTTTGCCAAGTCTGCCATGGAAAGAAAGCACCGCTGAACCGAATGAAAAAAGGAGATTACCTTTTGTACTACAGCCCCAAGTATCAGCTGAATGGTCAGGAAAAGCTGCAGGCCTTTACAGCAGTTGGCAAGATTCTAGATGACACAGCTTATCAAGTAGAGATGTTCGAAGGCTTTGTACCATTTCGGCGAAATGTCAGCTACTACCACCCTGTCAAAGACTGCCCCATTGAGAAAGTACGGCCACATCCCGAATGGCGTCAATATGCTTCTCAACTACGTTATGGACATTTTGAAATTTCGAAAGAATTTTTTCTCTATGTCTTTGAACAGATGAAGGGAGAATAG
- a CDS encoding nucleotidyltransferase domain-containing protein, with product MPQNLFKELAQLEQVEALALGGSRAGQHFDQDSDYDVYVYLSAPLEPAIRQEILSKYCSYMEIGNQFWELEDDCVLNNGIEIELIYRSLDDFDQDLRTVVLEHQAQNSYTTCMWYNLIHSKILYDRDGRYAALQSKYSLPYPAELKRNIISKQLLLLDQAMPAFSRQIKKTLKRQDLLSINHRSSEFFASYFDALFALNEQLHPGEKRMLQYAKENCSRLPQDFEANVQDYFQHLYQPDQQQKAVLALDSLLDNLKLLIEAAI from the coding sequence ATGCCACAAAATCTCTTTAAAGAATTAGCTCAACTGGAGCAAGTTGAAGCTCTGGCTCTCGGAGGATCACGGGCCGGCCAACATTTTGACCAAGACTCAGACTATGATGTCTATGTCTACCTGAGCGCTCCTCTCGAGCCAGCCATCCGCCAGGAAATCCTCAGCAAGTACTGCTCCTATATGGAAATCGGCAATCAATTTTGGGAACTGGAAGACGACTGCGTCCTCAATAATGGTATCGAGATTGAGCTGATTTACCGCTCGCTGGACGACTTTGACCAAGACCTGCGAACTGTCGTTTTAGAGCACCAAGCCCAGAATTCTTACACTACCTGTATGTGGTACAATCTGATCCACAGCAAGATTCTCTACGATCGAGACGGCCGCTATGCTGCTCTCCAGAGCAAGTACAGTCTGCCCTATCCGGCTGAGCTGAAAAGGAATATCATCAGTAAGCAGCTCCTACTTCTCGACCAAGCTATGCCAGCTTTTTCAAGACAGATCAAAAAGACCCTCAAGCGCCAGGACCTGCTCAGCATTAATCACCGCAGCAGCGAGTTTTTCGCCTCTTACTTTGATGCCCTCTTTGCCCTCAATGAGCAGCTCCATCCAGGCGAAAAGCGCATGCTCCAGTATGCCAAAGAAAATTGCTCCCGCCTGCCTCAGGATTTTGAAGCCAATGTCCAAGACTACTTCCAACATCTCTACCAGCCAGACCAGCAACAGAAAGCGGTCCTAGCCTTGGATAGCCTCTTAGACAATCTTAAGCTCTTGATTGAAGCAGCCATCTAG